A region from the Hyalangium minutum genome encodes:
- a CDS encoding AraC family transcriptional regulator — protein sequence MRNTLASGPRLAKPTSQMEGSSSPAVRTQLVGPFLGWLRARGQDPSPLIQQFQLPPDAESLPELSLPLSTLRAFLDTAEQRSGDAFIGLHVAQAFKRGTYGLVEYIARASPTLRDTFRRLARYMALLNDQMVASFSEDASTGTFTYGVPGEPLSYGRHANEFGLALFVHVGRQLTEQPWNPLAISFAHPAPPDFAPLTAHFGVTPSFGGGLNVLTLSASTLDLSVVSGDPVLLSVLERAAGTPPAREPTPALPEFVQRVHEAIRGSLRDGAPKMETLAKQLHVSARTLQRRLAEHQTTFQDAVDAVRCELAQQYLRDPHLGVSEVAFLLGYSELSTFDRAFKRWTGKTPREFRG from the coding sequence ATGCGAAATACGCTAGCCTCTGGCCCTCGCTTGGCGAAGCCGACTTCCCAGATGGAGGGCTCCTCCTCCCCGGCCGTGCGGACCCAGCTCGTGGGCCCGTTCCTCGGCTGGCTGCGCGCTCGCGGCCAGGACCCGAGCCCGCTCATCCAGCAGTTTCAGCTGCCTCCCGACGCGGAGTCGCTGCCCGAGCTCAGTCTCCCGCTCTCCACCCTCCGCGCCTTCCTCGATACCGCCGAGCAGCGCTCGGGTGATGCGTTCATCGGCCTTCACGTGGCTCAGGCCTTCAAGCGCGGCACCTACGGCCTCGTCGAGTACATCGCTCGGGCCTCCCCCACCCTGCGAGACACCTTCCGCCGCCTCGCCCGGTACATGGCGCTCCTCAATGACCAGATGGTCGCCTCCTTCTCCGAGGACGCCTCCACTGGCACCTTCACCTACGGCGTCCCCGGCGAGCCCCTCTCCTACGGCCGCCACGCCAATGAGTTCGGCCTCGCCCTCTTCGTCCACGTAGGCCGCCAGCTCACCGAGCAGCCGTGGAACCCGCTCGCCATCTCCTTCGCCCACCCCGCCCCTCCTGACTTCGCGCCCCTCACCGCCCACTTCGGGGTCACCCCCTCCTTCGGTGGCGGCCTGAACGTCCTCACCCTCTCCGCCTCCACCCTGGACCTCTCTGTCGTCTCAGGCGATCCCGTGCTGCTCTCTGTCCTCGAGCGTGCCGCCGGAACCCCTCCCGCACGTGAGCCCACCCCCGCCCTGCCCGAATTCGTCCAGCGCGTGCACGAGGCCATCCGCGGCTCCCTCCGCGACGGCGCTCCCAAGATGGAGACCCTCGCCAAGCAGCTCCACGTCAGCGCCCGCACCCTCCAGCGCCGCCTTGCCGAGCACCAGACCACCTTCCAGGATGCCGTCGACGCGGTGCGTTGCGAACTCGCCCAGCAATACCTCCGAGACCCACACCTGGGCGTCAGCGAAGTGGCCTTCCTCCTGGGTTACTCGGAGCTGAGCACCTTCGACCGGGCCTTCAAGCGCTGGACCGGAAAGACTCCTCGCGAGTTCCGCGGCTGA
- a CDS encoding site-specific integrase has product MTTKRLKTLSKKKPRAKAQEELPLTETPTLGALFAWYEKAFLRHQKRHTQKAYASTFRLALERFGHHAKPSRGQLQGWLSDRLGRAEILPGTANMTKDHLHTVYARARDLKWPLLLNAGAFQRFPAAPRKPEGLKDPVRSWARMLAAMPDDRARAFLCFQRHEGGMRVSTALGVEWRHIRWNAEGGPELHVQQQRDRKLMKPHSLKNDANSLVFPLSEETVHYLRETRKALMRGQKLFGAKRGRLAGGLGPDGEAYGWIFPYNGTYVEKLEEKLRAACPEEFPKAIRGVRPGKLWHRFRHTFVTEAVKAVGVEKAKTLTGHKFVNTLQLYADNLRGKEVDRDALAAVRQAAKQQQEVVNNLVQNRPG; this is encoded by the coding sequence ATGACGACTAAGCGCCTGAAGACGCTCTCGAAGAAGAAGCCCCGGGCCAAGGCTCAAGAGGAACTGCCCCTCACGGAGACGCCCACGCTGGGCGCCCTCTTCGCGTGGTACGAGAAGGCCTTCCTCCGGCACCAGAAGCGCCACACCCAGAAGGCCTACGCGAGCACCTTCCGCCTGGCTCTGGAGCGCTTCGGGCACCACGCCAAGCCGAGCCGGGGGCAACTCCAGGGCTGGCTCTCCGATCGCCTGGGGCGCGCGGAGATTCTGCCCGGCACGGCCAACATGACGAAGGACCACCTGCACACAGTGTATGCGCGCGCGCGGGACTTGAAGTGGCCGCTGCTCCTGAATGCTGGGGCCTTCCAGCGCTTCCCGGCGGCGCCGCGCAAGCCGGAGGGGCTCAAAGACCCGGTGCGCAGTTGGGCGCGCATGCTCGCGGCGATGCCGGATGACCGGGCCAGAGCCTTCCTCTGCTTCCAACGGCACGAGGGCGGGATGCGCGTGAGCACGGCGCTGGGAGTGGAGTGGCGGCACATCCGCTGGAACGCGGAGGGCGGCCCGGAGCTGCACGTGCAGCAGCAACGCGACCGCAAACTCATGAAGCCGCACTCGCTGAAGAACGACGCCAACAGCCTCGTGTTCCCTCTCTCGGAGGAGACGGTGCACTACCTCCGGGAGACGCGGAAGGCCCTCATGCGCGGGCAGAAGCTCTTCGGCGCCAAGCGCGGTCGCCTCGCGGGCGGCCTCGGCCCGGACGGGGAAGCGTACGGGTGGATCTTCCCCTACAACGGCACGTACGTGGAGAAGCTCGAGGAGAAGCTGCGCGCGGCCTGCCCGGAGGAGTTCCCCAAGGCCATTCGGGGAGTGCGCCCGGGCAAGCTCTGGCACCGCTTCCGCCACACCTTCGTCACCGAGGCGGTGAAGGCCGTGGGCGTGGAGAAGGCGAAGACGCTCACCGGCCACAAGTTCGTCAACACCCTACAGCTGTACGCCGACAACTTACGAGGTAAGGAGGTGGATAGAGACGCGCTGGCAGCGGTGAGGCAGGCGGCGAAGCAGCAGCAGGAGGTGGTGAACAACTTGGTGCAGAACCGTCCTGGGTAA
- a CDS encoding metal-dependent hydrolase, giving the protein MDNLAHSLVGAWMGEAGLKRKTPLATLTLVLGANLPDIDGFTVLGNSDTSLLLRRGITHGVLALAVLPWMLAGAVKLGDTYLRRRRHPEKEPARFWPLLLLSYLSVFSHTLLDWMNNYGVRVLMPFDGRWFYGDALFIIDPWMWLLAGAAVVMADARARWSIAGWLVLGVATTGLILYTDLTPLPLKALWLVGVAAVASLRIRGIHSLRIERVATVCGITLLLYMVAMFAGSRLAERQVAEWLRQQGTEPERVAAGPLPANPFTRDVIALLPGRYEFIELDWLAGESGRFRTSHPPIPREAPSPVVQAALAAPEVKGFVNWLRFPTYRVEEQADGYRVVLQDVRYSRTRSGIGTEVVELDRQLRPR; this is encoded by the coding sequence ATGGACAACCTCGCGCACTCGCTCGTTGGCGCCTGGATGGGAGAGGCGGGCCTCAAGCGGAAGACCCCGCTGGCCACGCTGACGCTCGTGCTCGGCGCCAACCTGCCGGACATCGACGGCTTCACCGTGCTGGGAAACTCGGACACCTCGCTCCTGCTGCGCCGGGGAATCACGCACGGGGTGCTCGCCCTGGCTGTGCTGCCGTGGATGCTCGCGGGCGCGGTGAAGCTGGGGGACACGTACCTCCGCCGGAGACGCCATCCGGAGAAGGAGCCCGCACGGTTCTGGCCGCTGCTGCTGCTCTCCTACCTTTCCGTGTTCAGCCACACGCTGCTGGACTGGATGAACAACTATGGCGTGCGCGTGCTCATGCCCTTTGATGGGCGGTGGTTCTACGGCGACGCGCTCTTCATCATCGACCCGTGGATGTGGCTGCTCGCGGGAGCCGCCGTCGTGATGGCGGATGCGCGCGCCCGCTGGAGCATCGCCGGATGGCTGGTGCTCGGCGTAGCGACCACGGGGCTCATCCTTTATACGGACCTGACGCCGCTCCCCCTGAAGGCCCTCTGGCTGGTGGGAGTCGCCGCCGTCGCCTCTCTGCGAATCCGAGGCATCCACTCCCTGCGCATCGAGCGCGTGGCCACGGTCTGCGGCATCACGCTGCTCCTCTATATGGTGGCGATGTTCGCGGGCTCGCGGCTGGCGGAGCGGCAGGTGGCGGAGTGGCTGCGCCAGCAGGGCACCGAGCCGGAGCGCGTCGCCGCAGGTCCACTCCCCGCCAACCCGTTCACACGCGATGTGATTGCACTGCTCCCAGGCCGCTACGAGTTCATCGAGCTGGACTGGCTGGCGGGAGAATCCGGGCGCTTCCGCACCAGCCATCCTCCCATCCCTCGCGAGGCCCCCAGCCCGGTCGTCCAGGCTGCGCTTGCCGCTCCAGAGGTGAAAGGCTTCGTGAACTGGCTGCGCTTCCCCACCTACCGAGTGGAGGAGCAGGCAGACGGCTACCGCGTGGTCCTCCAGGACGTGCGGTACTCGCGGACGCGCAGTGGCATCGGCACGGAGGTGGTGGAACTGGACCGGCAGCTTCGCCCGCGCTGA
- a CDS encoding type VI immunity family protein has protein sequence MAARDGVVICFFMRRSHPEIALDIWRALQTYVRAIPQQSLSWYASNEGDMLPLDDKGWEAVRHTLLERAGPERGGWNVELDDNPSETGDYHFEYCGVRLDHPMFSHDEEATSGVAFSFPTEYLLEHGPAHLRALALQLAGELPFSFGYASLAFVAPRGFWYSARKELLGLLPRYLGLDLYDLSATSRVIGTRARGAYWLTFLGQPLLGELGGLEGLRPKLAFPDVAFEPMEGERLLITLGEWPDPIDIEKQPHLPQYKALAHLLEPFMYEERNGWFTPLNKDNMRHWLRRLCQ, from the coding sequence TTGGCGGCACGAGACGGCGTCGTCATTTGTTTTTTCATGCGCCGCTCCCACCCAGAAATTGCTCTCGACATCTGGCGCGCTTTGCAGACCTATGTCCGAGCCATACCGCAGCAGTCCTTGTCTTGGTACGCCTCGAATGAGGGAGACATGCTCCCGCTGGATGACAAGGGTTGGGAGGCTGTTCGCCATACCTTGCTGGAGCGAGCAGGGCCAGAACGCGGAGGCTGGAACGTTGAACTGGACGATAATCCCAGTGAGACGGGCGACTACCATTTCGAATATTGCGGTGTGAGGCTCGATCATCCGATGTTCTCGCATGACGAGGAGGCGACCAGCGGGGTGGCGTTCTCCTTTCCCACCGAATACCTCTTGGAGCACGGTCCTGCCCACCTGCGCGCTCTGGCGCTCCAACTGGCGGGCGAACTGCCCTTCAGCTTTGGCTATGCCAGCCTCGCGTTTGTTGCTCCACGGGGGTTTTGGTACTCCGCGCGCAAGGAACTCCTCGGCTTGCTTCCCCGCTACCTGGGCCTGGATCTCTACGATCTCAGTGCCACCAGCCGGGTCATCGGCACGCGCGCCCGAGGGGCCTACTGGCTCACTTTCCTCGGACAGCCACTTCTGGGCGAGCTCGGTGGACTGGAGGGGCTGCGTCCGAAGCTCGCCTTCCCGGACGTCGCCTTCGAGCCGATGGAGGGCGAGCGCCTGCTGATCACCCTGGGTGAGTGGCCGGACCCCATCGACATTGAGAAGCAGCCGCACCTGCCGCAGTACAAGGCGCTGGCTCACCTGCTAGAGCCCTTCATGTATGAGGAGCGCAACGGATGGTTCACGCCCCTCAACAAGGACAACATGCGACACTGGCTCCGGCGTCTCTGCCAGTGA